From the genome of Paralichthys olivaceus isolate ysfri-2021 chromosome 4, ASM2471397v2, whole genome shotgun sequence:
gaaatgtgtttatttttgtgcacGTGTTTTTTCAGTGACGACGTCAGGTCAGCGAATATCGTGGCAGAAGAGAACGGGGTGGAATGTCTCGTCATcgacagagagtgagaggagctTTGTTTCCTAAccgtgtcacttcctgtgtgttcACTCTGCATCTTAATGACGGTGGTGGCTCAGCAGAAATATCAGTTCACTAGTTCTGTTTGTTATTCTCTGTTAAATtggggaaaatgtaaaaaaaaactatgtttaagaaagaaagaaagaatgaaaatctTGGATTCGCTCGTTTGTCCTGATCCATAATTGAATAAGAGTTTtacaaaaatctgtttttgtgaTCATGCTAACAGacacatgttgtttttgttctctaCAGGACATTCGATCAGACGGTGGGCACCTTCAACGAGCTGCAGAAGTACCTCCAGGGCTACGTGGCAACGCTCGATCGTGACGACAAGAAGAGACATGCCAGGTAGACGCGGTGCcagagacatgaagagaaaGCTGTGTTAACGGTCTGAACCGCTCTCATAGAGCCGCCACTGTGAGAGCAGCTGGCAGAACGAAGTGCACGGAGAAGTTCTCCATCAGTGAAGCCgtttgagttttatttctaTGGAGTAATCAGGTTATTGAGGTTTTTAAGGAAGGAGGAGACACGTTGTGGGACGAGGAGACACGTCATCGTAAAAAATGATGCATTAACTGGTCAGAAGGTGTTTTTTTgctaaaagtgaaaacagaaactAAACCCACCTGTCGTCGTCATATTTGGAATTCCGTGGATTAAGCGTCGAGGGCCCTCTGTCCGTCTCTGTCTCCGTCCAGGAAGTCGGTGTCACGCCACCAGAGTCAGCCGCTGCCTCCTGATGTCGTCCAGCTGAAGGACATGGTGTCGGTGTTCCCTCCGTCCAAACCCTTCGACCACCTGGACACCATCGCTACACTCGGGGTCGGTGGCTTTGGACGAGTAGAACTGGTGAGTGTGCATCATAGATGATATGATCTTTGACTGACTGACCAATTAACCaattaactaactaactaactatctatcaccccccccccccctcctctgcaggtgaaggtgaagggcAAAGACATCACCTTCGCTCTGAAGGTCATCAAGAAGAAGCACGTGGTGGACAACAGACAGGAGGAGCACATCCACTCTGAGAGGAAGATCCTCGCCGAGGCTCGCTCACCTTTCGTCGTCAAGTCAGTCCTCTAAACACTTTTCCATCTCTTCTCCCACACGATGAAGCTCTGCTCCATTAGTCGAGGAAAAAAACCGGCGCGGAGCTTATTAGTTTTTGATGAGATCACGGTCGAGGCCTCGAGCAGATTCCATCTCCTCGGCGGAGCAGGACGGCTGCAAGTGCAGAGACGTCCGCTGAGGAAATGtcattatttgttttgaaatattgCAGCGGCGGCTTTTCTTTGCTGATGATCCAGTTTCTCCAGATGCAGCGGAACAGACTCTGATATTAAAGTCGTTcttcactctgacctcctcttcGCACCCGCTCTGTATTtattgtacatttttcatgtgttcGTGGATTTAACATCACCTCCGTTATCTCCAGTGACAAACTCTGATGTTGATCATGCTCCTGGGTCTCTaacatttttaagaagcaacaaTTTGAGCAGGAACTTCTTTAAATATTGATCATGGTGCTCTAATGGTGAAAGTGATTATCgatatttaaattaaagaacGAGATCAGAGAAAACATCCGGCATATTTTCACCATCAGGAAAATAATTTTAGATTTTACTTGAATGCACCAATTCGGGTTTTGAGTAAAACCTGAATATTGAGAACGAGAAAATCATATATCAAACAAATACCAAATACATAGAGAATGAACcaatgtaaataaacatttaaatagataattaaataaatattgtgagAAAAGCTCAGATCTGTTGATCTTTAACAAACTGGAGATCCGTCGAGCTCGggctcaaatataaaacaacatgTGTTCAGTTGCTCATGAAAGACAGAGCAGCCGTGATGTCCTGGTCAAAACTTTTTACCGAACTTCTCTCGTCTGTGCTTCTGTTCTCAGACTCTATCGAACGTTCAGGGACAACAAATACGTGTACATGCTGCTGGAGGCGTGTCTGGGCGGAGAGATCTGGAGCCTGCTCAGAGACAGGTAGGACGAAGCAGCCGCTGACCCATGACTCGTGTGTCGTCTCATTTTAAAAGCTCGTTATCGTAAATGAAGCGCTGCCTGTAAGTGAGTTCAGGTGGATTCTCTCAATAACGTCTCTTCCTCTGCCAGCTGACATATTAAATCACGCTTGTCTGGTCTTACCTGCAGGGGGAGCTTCGACGAGCCCGTCGCCAAATTCTGTGTCGGCTGCGTCACGGAGGCGTTCGACTACCTCCATCGCAAAGGTGTCCTCTACCGAGACCTGAAGCCGGAGAACCTCATGCTGGACACTGAGGGATACATCAAACTGGTGAGTGGGATCCAATGTGTTCCGTCCAGAAAACACGACGTCGCCACAGGTTTtggtttttcaaatgtttgattaactCTGTGTTTGCAGGTCGACTTTGGGTTTGCCAAGAAGATCCGATGCGGCCAAAAGACCTGGACGTTCTGTGGGACCCCGGAGTACGTGGCCCCAGAGATCATCCTCAACAAAGGCCACAACTTCAGCGTGGACTTCTGGTCTCTGGGCATCCTGGTGTTTGAGCTCCTTACCGGCAGGTGAGTGTCTGCGCCTCACGTCTGCAGCCGGACGTCAGGAGACTGAACGAAATGAAACCCGTTTGTCTTCCACCGCCCCACAGTCCTCCGTTCTCAGGGAGCGACCAGATGATGACGTACACGTTCATCCTGAAAGGCATCGAGAAAATGGACTTCCCCAAGAAGATCAGCAAGAGACCTGAGGACCTCATCCGCAAGTTGTGCAGGTACGACATCACACGTGTCAATCCTGAAACCGGCCACGCTTACTACACGAACTCTGCCAACCAGTATCTCCGATCACGTCCTGCTGACGGGCGAACAAACCaagttttgtgttttccagtCAACGTTTTCCAGATGTGCAACTAAATCAACAGGAGGCGAAGTCCCGGAATGTCTTAAAGCACTCAAAGCGTTTCTCACTCTGGTCTGACTTTACAGGCGAAATCCCTCAGAGCGACTGGGCAACCTCAAAAATGGAATCACCGATATCAAGAAACACAGGTAAGAAGGAAGTGACGCATGTCGTCTCTTTTAGCTGCAGTGATTAGCACTAACCGAACATGAGGAGCGTGGGCCGGTGGTTTACGACCTTCTGGCTGATTAGATCATCACTCGCTGCGAAACATATCGAAAAGACTTATTACATTCGTGCTACAGTCACTGAAATAACTACTTATACTTACAAATAACATGTTTGGGCTTTTACTTAACTCGTGTTTTTGTTCTATAATGTGTCTGAAGGTGGTTCAATGGTTTCAACTGGGACGGACTGAAGGCGAGGACTCTGTCGTCTCCACTGAGAAGAGAGGTGAGTGGAGACAATCGTCCAAacttagaagaagaagaagacacaaGAAGTGAACTTGAGATCGTTGCAGATTTAAAATTCCtgtttttacaaaacaaaatgttgtctTCTCGTCCTCAAAAGGTCAGTGGGCCGACAGATCACAGCTACTTTGACAGTTACCCTGCAGATGAGGACAGTCCTCCTGAGGAGCTGTCTGGTTGGGACATGGACTTCTAAAAACCCGTCTTTTCCTTcaggtctctgtgtgtgtgtgtgtgtgtgtgtgtgtgtgtttgaccccTGGACGGTTCGAGCGTTAGAAGCTTTGTTGTCTCGGCCGAGGTTTC
Proteins encoded in this window:
- the prkg2 gene encoding cGMP-dependent protein kinase 2; translation: MGNGSMKSKRYKHTGASNGRAHKDHCCGYKISSLDSLRVLVEELEREGKRKDEELCAREQQIRGLQEQLVKQTRALAELSEELQNKCIQLSKLQDVMKGPSGPTGIPASRAPSIKTRGKNSPNLSVRIKETLNRRKGAKAGVSAEPTSRTYDSSSLPKFSLENARVPKDASVKKLLTDALNKNQYLKRLELQQVKDMVECMYERTYQQGEYVITQGEHGNHLFVLADGKLDVFQHNKLLTSITVWTTFGELAILYNCTRTASVRAVNKVRTWALDREVFQNIMRRTAETRQEQHRNFLRSVSLLANLPEDKLSKIVDCLEVEYYDKGEYVIREGEEGSTFYIIAQGKVKVTQTTEAHKVPQIINTLQKGDYFGEKALISDDVRSANIVAEENGVECLVIDRETFDQTVGTFNELQKYLQGYVATLDRDDKKRHARKSVSRHQSQPLPPDVVQLKDMVSVFPPSKPFDHLDTIATLGVGGFGRVELVKVKGKDITFALKVIKKKHVVDNRQEEHIHSERKILAEARSPFVVKLYRTFRDNKYVYMLLEACLGGEIWSLLRDRGSFDEPVAKFCVGCVTEAFDYLHRKGVLYRDLKPENLMLDTEGYIKLVDFGFAKKIRCGQKTWTFCGTPEYVAPEIILNKGHNFSVDFWSLGILVFELLTGSPPFSGSDQMMTYTFILKGIEKMDFPKKISKRPEDLIRKLCRRNPSERLGNLKNGITDIKKHRWFNGFNWDGLKARTLSSPLRREVSGPTDHSYFDSYPADEDSPPEELSGWDMDF